The sequence TAATGAATATATCAGCAGATACAGTATAGGGAATTAATTCAGTCAGACCCATATGCCAATATATTTTTGAAATGATAAACATTTGAAGTGTATTTGGCCATGCCTTTTGCCATCTTCTGTCTTTGCTGTCACCCTTTGTCTGGAAGCTGCAATGCTGTGGCCTCTAGTTTGTTCCTGTTTGCGTTTTTTTTGAGCAAGACTTTTAATGAATACATCCTTacagaagattattattatatatatttttctaataatCAACAGTCATATTTAGGATTTGTGTATTTTGACATGTACTGTGTCGGGCTTGTAGGTTTGTGATAAAAAATAGTGGGCAATCCCAACTTTTAATTGGGACTTGGATACTTGGCCTTTCCTTTCCTGATTAAGCTGTCCTATATTTTTAGTAATTGTTCTTACACTTTTATCCATTATAGTATATCTGGATTGGGCCTGGATAACATTTCGCATCTTGTCAAGCAGGTTCTTAGGCCATCTGCTTGCCTCATCGCTCCTGATCACTAACGTTATAGCAATTTACAAGGATGGTCCTTGTTTTATATTTCTCATGCAGCAAATGTAAATTCTCATAAAATAGAGTTGTTCAGAGTCTTTCGGTAAAGTAGAAGCTTTTTGATTTTAATAATTCTGGATTAAGGTGGATTTGTCAGGCATGAAGAGATGAATGCTAAATGATAACTGGAATTAAATTTAATCCagaggtttaattattttttttttattttaaatctatttacatttaaaaatgtctgaTCTATAATTAGTAGAATTACTGCTTGTCTTTGGTGTTTTTCATCAGGTAAAAGCAAAGACTGTAGAAATATGAATTCTACAGACCTGAGTGCAGCCTCCTATGttctctgctgctgctgtcacaGAAAAACCTGGTTGCACTCAACAGGAGGGCTACCCATCCTGAAACAAAGCATTTGGTTTGTAGAGCTATGCTGAAAGTGTGAAGGAGCATCATGAACAGATACGATACTCTCAAGCCGCTTGGAGATGGGACCTATGGttctgttctcctgggaagaagCCTCGAGTCAGGACAACTGGTTGCTATTAAAAAGTAAGTTGCTTaacgtaatatatatattttgtagcgatctcggttcccgcaggcaggcgcaccACTCAGGGCTAGgcgatccacacacaggtggagtgTGGGCGCGAACCTGGGACCCCCTGCACTAAAGCGCAGCGCCGATagtgctgtacaaaagagccgactcTTTTgaaaggagcgtatatcgggcttatgtctttgtatgtgattacgtcacctaccagccctgctgctgccttcccccgtgcacgctactatatatatatgtacattttatacatatatgTTCTCAAACTTTCTAGTCATGAACCGTATCCACGGTTGTTCAGACACCCTTAAACTGCATTTGATTCCTACAGAAAGTATGAGAGCAATCTAGCTGTCGAGACTGGCCCTATCGGCCTCCGGGCCCCTGAAACTTAgtcaggaggaggaggaaaaaagctAACGCAAGAGAAATAGGTGAGCTCTAACTTGGTTTATATAGGGAGTCAATGATACAGGTGAAGTTAGGAAATCGCGAAGCCCTGGTGCACGTCCCCTGAAATTCACCAAAGTTAACATTAATCTCAAAATGAAAATAGGAAAACAAACTTGCATATAGTTATGTTAACAGtcagcttttaatttttttttttttataataaaacttcctagatatttgtttgttttaagtactgACACTGTGAGCAGACATCTACAGATGGTGCTATGCTTTcagttacaaaataaagattgGCAAATCCAAACTCAAATTGCAGGTTAATGAATAATACCATGGTGGAATATTATATTGCATGAGTGGGTTTTACATGTatactgaatctttttttttttttttttttttttaccagagctAATATACCTTGTAGATAGTGCTCACTCTGTTAGTGTTCAGGGCACATTTACTGAGTGTGATTGTTAATAATTGTTTTAAGTTCCCAACATTTGGTCTCATTGCTTTTTTGCCTAGAATGAAAAGGAAGTTTTATTCTTGGGAAGAATGCATTAATCTCAGAGAGGTCAAGGTAATTCATAAATTTTTTTATTGGGATTTTAAAGGTCTTTGTGAAAAAGTGTCGAAGGGCTGTATTTCTAGACATGTGATCTTGTCATCTTGCCCTCCCTCTATCCACCCAACAGCTGCAACCAGTCCTAATCTTGTACTTTAGTCTAATCCCTAGACCAGCTTAACCCTGTTGCTGTCTCTTTCCATTCACaggagacacacacaaaatatgCAGTATGACAGTAAGCTAGTGACAGCATCCAATTTTAACCctttaatttaaacataaaacttGAACACATATGTTTCTTTCTGTAATGGAACACTATCCACACCAGCACTGTAGGACACTGAACAAAGTCATGTTGTtcctttaaaaagaataaatcagtagcagtagcagttatgcaatatatatgtatattctaATACATGAAAAACCTACTTTCAATTGCTCCtgtacaaaagtgttttttttttttttttttttttggtgaataaCAGGAATGTTATTGCCCAGGTGTGAATGAGTTGTATGTGTGTTTGCTTTCACTGTTAAATGTTGTTTCTAAAGGTCTAAAAgcttcttttccttttttttctagtCCCTGAAGAAATTAAACCATGCCAATGTAGTCAAACTGAAGGAAGTTATCAGGGAAAACGataatctttattttgtgtttgaatatatGAAGGAAAATCTCTACCAGTTGAAAGATAGGTGAATACccctgccacccccccccccccccccacacacgcacacacacacatttttttccttTAGTTCAAGCAAGTTCATCAGTCTTTTGTATGggtaacatgtttttgtatttaggaactgaaagaaataaaactttACAGTGTATTCTAAAGTTAAGACATTTTCTCAATTTTTAATTTTCAGGACCAAGTTGTTTCCAGAATCAGCTGTAAGAAACATCATGTATCAGATACTGCAAGGAATGGCCTTTATTCATAAACATGGTACAGTGTAGCTTGTGATTTTAATTGCAGAGAGCTGTGTAATTAGTGGTATTCCACTGCATCAGTTATTTAGATGTCATTGGTATTCAGTACAAATTAAACTTCTTTTAAGTGCTGTCACTGATTTCATTATATTTTCCAATGTTCTAGGATTTTTTCACAGAGATATGAAACCAGAAAATCTACTATGCATGGGACCAGAACCAGCTGACTTTGGACTTGCCCGTGAAATTAGATCTCGACCACCTTATACTGAATATGTCTCAACAAGATGGTGAGTTCTTTATTGCAGCTTCAAATAGGAGATTTTTATGGAAAAGGCATAAAACGTCAATGGTAGCTGGTATTATCCCAGATGAtcttacttcttttttttttttttttttttttagttttctaaaGGCTTAAAGGAtggtttttaaatttgaaaagcaGTCCGGTAGATAACGGATTGCTCTCAAAATGGTTTTCATGCATGTTGCCATTTATGGCGATCGTCTGCAGAAGGCAGTCATCCTCAGGTAAGTTTGTAATACATGGTACAGGAAAATGAATTGATCTACAGTGAGAGCATTTTGAATTTGACCCAATTGTCTTTTCTTAATTGTAGTTGCTTTTCAATGTCTGTTTTAAAGGTACTGTGCACCTGAGGTTCTTTTGAGGTCCACTAGTTACAACTTTCCAATTGACCAGTGGGCGTTTGGCTGAGTTGTGGCAGAACTCTATGCCCTAAGGCCTCTGTTTCCTGGTGAAGTCAATACAATGTTTAAAATCTGCCAGGTATTGGGGACACcaaaaaaagtaaacatggcagTCCCCTATGCAATCATATCTGTATACATATTTAGAGGAAGAGGCTTTTCCAATTGTGAATGTGTAagacattttacatttacatatggTGGATACAGGGCATGATCTACTTGGTCATTAtgctgatggctctaattttgtatttacagctttGGTGGGGGATGTCTGTTACCAACAtaactgtttttattgtacaccCCTGAAGAACTGTTAACTTTTGTTGAtcataaacaattaaacatttgaaattttagccctttttttttaaagtatttttatccACAACCCATAAGTCACTAATCCATTTCTGTAAGAAACATCTCTTTTCCGTTCACATTTGTTGTTTTCTTAGTACATCGAGGATGCATGGGTGCACACTGTGTTTTGTTGGTGTGTTTGCAGTTGTAACtggtacattttgttttcatattaaagGATGACTGGACTGAAGGCTATAAACTTGCTTCAGTGATGCACTTCCGCTGGCCACAGTGTGTTCCCAGCAACCTGAAGACCCTGATTCCCAACACTAGCAGTGAGGCGATCCATCTCATGAGGGATATGCTGCAGTGGAACCCAAAGAAGCGCCCTACAGCCAGTCAGGTATTGCATTGGCATAACAACAGAAAAttgattgtgtttgtttataaaaaattGTCCACACCTATTAATGAAATGAAGTCAAATACCAATATGTCTTATCAGTTCAGAAAcagtaataccttttttttttctttttttttttttaagggaaaaacaaaacaatgccttatatttaaatttgtgttttatttttaggcacTTCGTTGTTCCTATTTTAATGTTAGTCAAGCCTTGGGGACTCCTCTGCATTTACAAGAGCAAGGGAAACCACAAACAACGCCACAACAACTACCGTAGCACCTGAAACCTGTGCATCCTCCTCAGCCCCCACCTCGGCACCAGCACCCCTCCCCATCTAGACCCTTGCAACAAATCCAGCCTGCTTAGCACCTAGTGTATCCATACAAGACAGACTGTACACAGGAGGTGTTTGACAGAGCGACACAACTGGAAGGACAGAACCAGCCGAACCAGCCTCTCTTTCCAGTGTTAAAAGCCAAAGAGCCTTTGCTGGTAGGAGCCAAACATATGTGCTCGAGTATTTGCGTAGAAGTTCTGGGAACTGAATGTgtcttttttaataaacagaatcaTTTATAATGTTACTGCTACCATAGGTTGAGCCATATTGGAGATATGTCTGCCTGTAACTTCCCAAATGCTAcccatttactttttttcagtacaaaTTTCAAAACGGCCAACACAAAATAGCTTGCAtatgttcttttaaaatagctcctgaaaaaataaatgctttcagAAATGTGGGGCACATGCAGGTGAAGAGTCATAAAGTTGGCTTGGATTCCTTAACCCTTTTCAGTCCATGTATTtagcgcttgtcaggtccaatttatcttcaacgcgctgtttattttacacgcactgttttaaaatattttcaaaaggttcaaaaggcattgaatctcaaaaaaaaaaccactcagtactgtatctacagccaagccccaccccttgttcgctgtatttttaacatacctgtttatagacgtgcatactgataaattctctcctgatcactcattttatcaccaaactcctcgtgatccaagtcattattttattactgtaacatctcagctagctgtgcaaatgtctgtgatattctttgagcgctggatacagaagcagctatctccattgttttgtccatgttatctctgtagtgtgtggggctatgagatatgccctttttccagagaaaaaacgactagacatgttctttacgtctttttgatgatgtcggacagggtccgacatcggactggaaagggaaaattgtaatgtcggacctggtacgacataggactgcaaaatGTTAAACACATATTGTTCCCATTTGACATGGATTGTATTTTAAtggtgttttgttaaattaattttaaaaagaaaaaagggcaaACACGTATTAACAATTGCCTTGTTTATACAGCATGTTGGCCATTTACAAACGTACCCCagtatttactaaataaatgtATAGTTGCTTCACAATATTTAGGGACTTGTATTGGAACTTAGCAATGAAATAGAAATCTTTCGAAAGGTAATGTTAGTTTGGATACTGTGATAATGAGATTGAAGCCATGTGCAATTGTGAAATCCTCGTTCAGATCCATACTGAGCTATTGCATTACAGTGTGACGCTGGGCCAGTGTCCCTAATGCACCTTCTGATACGGTTGGTTAAGCTGGAAGAGTGGGTACACATATCATGTGATTCTAGCAACTTAGCTAATGGATATGGGTTGAGTAATTTATCTGAAACAAATGTCATGATTGTATGtcaaggttaaaataaataatataattcatTATACTTTTTCATTTATTCCTAATGTTGTTGTGTAGTTATGTTTATGACCATGAATTATTGGCATGTAGATGACCCCTTTTAGCTCTGTGAATCATCTTTTGAAAAGTGATTAATTTACTGATAAACAAAGCCCTGGGAAAGATAACATTGCATACCGTTTTTTGTAGATAGCGGCAGCATCAGGGACAGAAAACGCAGGCCCTGTTTTTCATGGCAATCGAAAAGGCAGTAGACGACGATGGGGTCACATTTCAGGTGTTTTGAAAAGCTCAGGTGACTGGGAGAGCTTTGAGAAGATCGAAACGAGTTCTCTGAATAAAGCAAAGATGGCGAATGAAAACTGGAGACAAGGAGAAGACGCTCTGGGCAGGTAAAATTCCCTCCTTTTGAGAATCTCAGGATCGGTTATCTGTGGTGGTAGCTAAAACAAAATCCCATATTTTACAGATTTGGAAGTGTCTTGGCTCTAAATCCATCAAACAGCAAAGGGATTAGCAGTCATCcaaatgtaaataacttgtttCCCTGTCAAGATCCGGCTACATCTAGGGCGATGTCAGCTAAACACTTGAAACAGTCTAGGTATTTACCAGGTTAGTTGCTGTAGTCATtattatcaaataataataataataataacaaactagAAGTGCTTGTACCCAACAAGATAATTCTATGAATCTTGCCTGTTTTGAATTTCCATTACGTAGATCTCAAAAGTGCAGCTTTAAAAGAAATCCATGTTATAGCAAACTTTTTATATTGATGTTTCACAAATCCTTTTGTATTCCTATATTCACTTGTTGCCTATATACTATAGTAAGCAATGTCTCTCCTTTTCATTTGTGATAGAAAGCTGATTTGCTTTCACACTGACTTCTGTACTAGGCagcataataaattatatttcaattgTGCATGAGTACAAATCCTGTAAACCAAGTGGCATACCCATATGTTTTATACAGAAAGGGACTGCACTGTGCATGCTTTGACTCGCACACTTGTGTTTGGTACCAGTACTGATTTGTCATTGTGTTTCCTATCAGGCATAGGTGCAAAAATAATTTAGTGACCAATCCAAGCAAATACTACACAACAAACAATTTGTGGGCTGGAGTCAGTTTGCCCTTGGGAGTCATTGGCAGGACTTTACCAGGTAGCAGAACCACGCCTGGTAAGAACAAAGGCTGCTTTGTTTTATGCCGATCCCTCCCAGACTATTTTGAACCTTTTGTGGCCAGTCCAGAACTAGAAAATGACAGCATATGCATTGCTCAGCATTGGGTTAGCACTGTCTATTGGTGCCTAAAATGATAAATGACTGAAAGGACAATAGCAAATGCCCTGGCCACAAGTTTAGTGCATTTGTAGTGCTTTGTTACATAGCTTAAAGGAACTTACACAGTCAGATAAGGGTCATAATTAGTTGCTTGTGTCAGAAACTTGTCTGCTGAAACAAAAGTACAGAGGGAggacaaaaaaatagaaacacctaTGGTATGTAGGACATGCTCTTCTTTAAGTAGGTTGTACCTCACctgatttattttatacagataaCATCTCCTACCATATATTGTGcgttatgtaaaaaaaattacaaaatcctTGTTGCAAGTCAAGACAGGTAACACTCTAAACTAGGAAGGTATTTAATCCTCACTAAAATTAAATTTGTTCAAaactctgcagccagaattttgtctcggtcctgctcaagagatcacatcactcctgtcttgtaGGCCTTGCACTGactgcctatcaggtttagaattgatttttaaattttaatgctGACacataaggctcttcatgggctagctgTGACTAATCTGCCAGATCTTTgatctttttacactcccactcgtAACCTCCACTCTGCTGATTTCAGACTGCTGTGTCCTGCCTACactctatgggcgacagggccttctgttgctatgccccctaCCCACGGTATCTTAACACCCCAGAAGGACCTGAGATGCAGCTATAACATGGATACAGTATGTTGTGCTACAGATGATACATTTATTAATAACGTGACATTGATTTTCTGTGAAATGCAGGTCCCAGTTCATTGCCTGGGGGTTATGCGTTTCTTAAGAAGGAAGTAGGTTCTGCTGGCCAAAGAGTACAGCTGGCATCACCTGTAGATTCACCGTCTAGTAAGTGTTCTAGTTACATGAATATCCCCTATGAGTATGCTTTTTCTGTTTATGATCCTATTgtcatcatttatttttgtttctatacGCGAATATTTGGTAACAAGCATATTTTACCTCTTAAAGTCTCTGTGCAAGCCAGAGAAAGGAGTAATTTCTGCAATGAGACCAGTTTAAGAATGAGGAACAGTGAGTGTGTTTGATACTTTCCATTGCAAATTTTGCACAAAACTAGTGGTCATTGTACTACTGCCTGTATAAGTGCTGACACTATACATTAAATTGTTAACCAActggttttttttgcttttggtgtttGTTTATAGCTTATGCATCCCATCGAAGCCAACCCTCAACATTTGTTCCGCCTTCCAAGAGTACATTTGGGCTAATGCCACGGCCACCACCCGTGCAAGCTACCTATGGTAGGACAGTCTGGACTTCGAAATATGGGGGACATAAATAAGAATTAAATATGCGAACCATTCACAATCTCCCAGTCCATCAACATAAGGAATCTAAAACAAGATGTATCCATATCCATCTGCTTCACCTAAAATTCTAGTGGAAGAGGACATGGCAGCAGATTGACCTCCGTGTGTAACATACTTGTACCTTTTACACCAGTCACTTTTGTGAATTAGTTTTCAAGTAACGGTGTGTGCTGAAGACAGCATACAGTATAATGCTGCATTCAGCGTTTGTGTCAATATAACTGTTCTAATCAgtattgttataatatgtttttcatttttgtgcaaTAGAGCCCACCCCTAACcaacacgtcatcagcaagcgcataaaggcTCCATGTGTTATTCTCCCACgtcgcttcttttgtttcggCCTCTCAGTCTTGCGCTGGGAAGTCGAAACGGGAGCTTGGAGCCTGGAGGATGGTCTACCCTCAGCCAGTGATTACCTGAGGTTTCCCCCAcatcaaaaatttaaaaatatgtgagtagggtttttttccttacctgagtactgagcagtttgtatttagttctgcggtgttgtcaggctggagaggctgggctttTTCCCACAGCGCAGTCATTCCTTTGGGTACAAAccatgtctcagctgctcattttcattactttttcaatatttgggTTTAATAATCACTCCTTATTATTTTCCATTCCTGGTTTGGCAGCCTTGTCTTGGGGGAGGTGGCCCaaagccacttcctatctgcggcattGGGATGCATGtaaatgttcatgtttttccagacGATCTCGCACAGGTAGCTGTCGAGCACCCATGGACGAGGCCTCCAGCCAAACTTATCATTCAATCAGGCCCCGAGCGCCTCTCACAGTTCATTAAGTCAgctgcaattgcaatcaataaatcattcattcattgcggattctccatgctgaaatgtataatttgtatagCCAGGTTTTAAATATGGCTACATTTgtatgaatgtttgtttgttttttcacaactgtttttgtataatttttctaGAAgagtaattaatttattttaatggaaatgCAGATTGCATATTTCAACAGCATACTATACCGCACAAACAATCACtgtttgtcaatgttttattagagggaggaatgttttttttattcaaaactcaTTTTATAGAGTGAAGTAGCTGATTACaaatcagtatttatttaatttatttagtgcTAAATCATGTGTGGGTTAAATGTGCATACTTTTCCATTATCTTACTAGAAAGCAGAGTTAAAGCAAAACATTGCAAAAGCTAtgatgctttttttcatttttaatgtgcaGATATTGCTTTATTCATTTATGCTTGTCATTCTTATTAGTAATCTTTCTGATTCAGATTTGTTTGTACTTTAATATAGAGTTTACAGACCACATTTCACAAATTGCAATACAAACAGTTGTTGTGTTACTTTCTGGCTTTTATGTCTCCGTTCACTAAAGTTGCTTTTCCAGATTTACCTGTTGTTTGGACTTAAATCCCTGCAATATGGTGGCATTTTGCACACAAATACTTGACATGTTCATGTTTGCTAAATGTGGTCTGGAATCTCTTAAATATGTAATGTGTATACCCTAGAAATGTACAGTGCCACAGTTCAACTGAACATTAAAACTCTTTCTGCTGTATGTTGAGTAAAACTCTGCTATTTGATCAGTAACTACAGGTCCCTTGTAAGGAACTGGTTTTGTTATTGATtgcaacagttgttttttttaagtatttaagttTGACAAAGCTGGCCTTGCAATTTAGAATTCAATGTTTCACTTTTTATAGACACCGTATATGCTGGCAGCATTTGAAGacatatttttatactttttgttttgttgctgtaaaACTGGCCATTCACACAAAGTGTATACAAAAATGTCCATTccaaaaatacattctgtttctATTTGGTGAATGCTTCATTTGCTGTGGAATGCCAACCAATTACTTAGAAATGCCGGTTAATGAAACATTGTTATATTCAGAAGTTGTTATTTTAGTTCTGCTTCGGGAACTTGTTTGTAATACCTTAGAGTAATAATGGACATTTGCAGGATTATCAGTTCCTGCTGAAAATAGTAACCAGTTAGTTTTCTATAGCAGGGCTtttcaaactcggtcctggggactccctgtggctgctggttttcattccaactgagctctcagttaattaactagacccttaattgaactgataagttgcttaattagacctttttacttttttcagctcttaacagttgcagatttcaagttagctataacattttataagtaacttgaaccacaactgtttaagagctgaaaacaagtaaaatggtctaactaagcaaattattagttcaattaagtgtcagcccaggtccccaggactgagtttgagaagccctttTCTGTAGGTACATGATCATGTTTTCCGCTTTACAACTTTGTACCGCGTAACAAACTTTActattttataaacattaaaatatggtTTTAACAGTGGAAGTGTCTGTGTCTTCTAGAACTTTTCTTTTACAGCAattcaaaaatgtatatttatgttcaTATGTTTGAGAACTGTAACCTTCTTTCCTTGGTTTCTAAGTGCTATGTCACTTTAGTAAACCATGACACTACAGCCATTCCTTATGGGTTATGGACTACCATAACCCATAAGGAATAGGCCTAGTACTTGAAATTGCTTGtgcatttctaaataaataaataaataaatacactgcacAACAATATACAAAGAATACCTACCAGTCGTTTAGATTGCATTAGCAAATGGTAAAAGCACACTCCATTCCTAGCACTGCACCTTTTAAACTTGGGTCCAGCTCACTGCTTACAttaatgtgttgtcttttgtaTCTTGTGATGCAGAACAATATTGTGTATTGTTTCAATGAACATTACAGAAGAATGTAGCTGCTGCATTTTTcagattatgttgaaaaataatgGAGCAGTTGTACTAGTGCAAAACGTaaagttttaatgttttactaGTGCTGAAATATACACtaccttttttctttataaatttaTGCAAAACCTCGTTAATATAATTTTTAGGAAATGACATGTCGGCGCTGTACTTGCGTCTgccgatgaaaataaaaatacggcTAAAAACAACAGTATACgtagcttaaaaataaataagcctaATGCTCCGTGTCTATCTgtagtttgaaatttgaatgtgaCGCCCCTGCTTGCTCTGCGGCACTCGGCCAATAGGCAGGGACGGGACATTAAAAAGAATTGTGGGATACGCACCCCATTCTCAAGCCTGCTTCGTACTATAGGTACTAAGGTGAAATGCCTTTAATTAGTATGTAAGGTAGTAAAATAGAGGCAATATTGTTTCATTGCCATGGTATTAACAGTAGATGTCACTATTACTAACACTACTTAAAGATTTAATTACGTGATACTGTGCATGCAGTATAATTATGGTACTAATTAAGCCTAATCCTAAATAACACCGTTTCTCTTACaaatctccttcttgtttgagcgctgagttttgagggacggccttttcttggcagtgcctgggtagtgtgatgcagcttccacctcctgcttattgatccaactgtgctcactgggatatccaaacacttggatattattttgtaccctttccctaatctatgcatttgtattattttatctctaacttctgtagaatgctctttggtcttcattttccttcagattcacagccttaccaatgatccttcaacaggggggtttttatccagaaaatgtgacagcaactttaatggttcacaggtggaggccaatggtaaggtaattgtgtcctcgttagggcaatttctttcatctgtgcaaactgggagcttccacagcacaggggttatatacttaagcaagcaagatatttcagttttttatttttcttaaatacttcctaacataaaaccagtgttaccttacaataattgattctgagtttcatgtttaaaaataaaatatcaaacagaatgaaatttcaatgtaccatttgtaattcggtaatatgagagaattggtcaggggtctgaatacttttgcaaggcactgtgtgtgtgtgtgtgtgtgtgtgtgtgtgtgtgtgtgtgtatatatatatatatatatatatatatatatatatatatatatataaacttatatataaaacttgcatttattcaaattaacacatttacaaaGTCATACAGTGTTGCCAGACTATACTCCCTCAAACTGTATTTTGGGTGTACAAATATAGTGATA is a genomic window of Polyodon spathula isolate WHYD16114869_AA chromosome 6, ASM1765450v1, whole genome shotgun sequence containing:
- the LOC121316858 gene encoding serine/threonine-protein kinase ICK-like translates to MNRYDTLKPLGDGTYGSVLLGRSLESGQLVAIKKMKRKFYSWEECINLREVKSLKKLNHANVVKLKEVIRENDNLYFVFEYMKENLYQLKDRTKLFPESAVRNIMYQILQGMAFIHKHGFFHRDMKPENLLCMGPEPADFGLAREIRSRPPYTEYVSTRW